A genomic region of Acipenser ruthenus chromosome 9, fAciRut3.2 maternal haplotype, whole genome shotgun sequence contains the following coding sequences:
- the LOC117405821 gene encoding CD99 antigen-like protein 2 isoform X2 has translation MLSLRVVIFATLAFALAAQDLDLSDALDDAVPTKPPIKPAVEKPKEPSNELDLGDALGGGETYPQPTKPAAKPPPRDKGNSDFDLSDAVGGGDSQPKDPDRKPVPGGTNTDSGGDFGLDDLKDSVDGGYKPDDNQGGGSSDTNAGGEVQDNPWKELLELLSANMPEHVLIWIKNLQEVVEPLKKHLVEILNVLIN, from the exons ATGTTGTCTCTGAGGGTTGTCATTTTCGCCACCCTGGCTTTTGCACTAGCGGCACAAG atcttGATCTTTCTGATGCTCTCGATGATGCAG TCCCCACAAAACCTCCCATCAAACCTGCAGTTGAAAAGCCAAAGGAGCCTTCAAAtg aACTGGACCTCGGGGATGCCCTTGGTGGAGGAG AAACATACCCGCAGCCTACAAAGCCAGCTGCCAAGCCTCCCCCACGTGACAAAGGCAACTCAG ACTTCGACTTGTCTGATGCTGTTGGTGGAGGAG aCTCCCAGCCAAAAGATCCAGACCGAAAGCCTGTGCCAGGTGGCACCAATACAGATTCAG GTGGAGACTTTGGTCTGGATGACCTGAAAGATTCTGTTGACGGTGGTTACAAGCCAGATGACAACCAAGGAG gtgGCTCTTCAGATACCAATGCAGGTGGAGAAGTTCAAG ACAACCCATGGAAAGAGCTCCTGGAGCTACTAAGTGCTAATATGCCAGAGCACGTTCTAATCTGGATAAAGAATTTACAAGAAGTTGTTGAGCCTCTGAAAAAACATCTTGTGGAGATACTCAATGTTCTCATTAATTAA